The following are from one region of the Carnobacterium gallinarum DSM 4847 genome:
- a CDS encoding CvfD/Ygs/GSP13 family RNA-binding post-transcriptional regulator, translating into MNYKIGMTVKGKVTGIQPYGAFVSLDKDTQGLVHISECKHGFVKNLNEVLQVGEEIKVMVIDIDEYTKKISLSMRSLEQKSVIQYHYKKRKNRPDKAAKLGFESLRQMMPKWIEEAKSDEKKRQN; encoded by the coding sequence ATGAACTATAAAATTGGTATGACTGTAAAAGGCAAGGTAACCGGAATTCAACCCTACGGTGCTTTTGTTTCATTAGATAAAGACACACAAGGTCTTGTTCACATCTCTGAATGTAAGCATGGATTTGTAAAAAATTTGAACGAAGTCTTGCAAGTTGGTGAAGAAATTAAAGTAATGGTAATTGATATTGATGAGTATACCAAAAAAATAAGTTTATCCATGCGTTCATTAGAGCAAAAATCAGTGATTCAGTATCATTATAAAAAAAGAAAAAACCGTCCAGATAAAGCAGCAAAATTAGGCTTTGAGTCATTACGTCAAATGATGCCTAAATGGATTGAAGAAGCGAAGTCTGATGAGAAAAAAAGGCAGAATTAA